A region from the Mercenaria mercenaria strain notata chromosome 7, MADL_Memer_1, whole genome shotgun sequence genome encodes:
- the LOC123554288 gene encoding uncharacterized protein LOC123554288 isoform X1: MTSDRDDECYDVFIVHSSEDNSVAEQIDQGLTDKGLKTFAHYKDGIFQVGRRVFDNVLFAISRSDIVLILLTQNALSSHWVTFEILIGLEKSYRENAMCVRLVFQGVSETERLGFKTGTLELIPDIVVDFSEDSWKGNLVSKIKEKVTMRDILPAGNVAHGLVFSYYFGYLAYVLPATKEAIKKSEYYSEEANIFSQKFVIIIPASCKPKSIEGDYGDFLIEKMPKPLEMEFTHGDKKRKYNPTVYKITKTQTTESFFFSADIPFILATMSKMKELGFADIDLRFQVPRFRMTLRELVDHRNNPKCKNTSIIIQFEDKDAKTSPAKDIWNALQDEFSDQKETALLSNVVSSEGELKDRDQHVTAIVTYSSDVEADKTLAEEIMNFFMEKNVKFSNGDAKMQFKGLSRSRWNIFVVSESAVKDVTMAIQFEAALAKSISEDKVQVIPVLVQNSDINRISPHFACTTLLKKEDPAYLDKLWKTLQAGDTKMVELLPAGVVYEGLAYSYFVNYLPLNLIGKTEEGRDFKGRFDDGMKKYNGCCKCVYKLFVIVPASCSIPGPGTRFPKEEHLGPLEPVVIGFRKYFLQLYRLTLENGEQVCYAREYATSVITLHKMTGLVFSGLNGVEMKDQVKKFVEFSRTIVENPLFNERIGGNIVDKCEIVYFDDKMGQKMEQVTAVLEERLQEYIK, translated from the exons ATGACATCTGATAGAGACGATGAATGCTATGACGTTTTTATTGTGCACAGTTCAGAGGATAATTCGGTAGCTGAACAAATAGACCAGGGATTAACAGATAAAGGCCTTAAAACATTTGCTCATTACAAAGACGGAATTTTTCAAGTCGGGCGGCGAGtatttgataatgttttattCGCCATATCACGATCCGATATCGTGCTTATTTTATTAACTCAGAACGCTTTGTCATCACATTGGGTAACGTTTGAAATTTTGATTGGACTTGAAAAGTCATATCGTGAAAATGCAATGTGTGTTCGTCTGGTGTTCCAAGGTGTTTCAGAGACAGAAAGGCTTGGTTTTAAAACAGGCACGCTTGAACTGATACCTGATATTGTTGTAGACTTCAGCGAAGACTCGTGGAAGGGTAACCTGGTATCGAAAATAAAAG AAAAAGTGACTATGCGTGACATACTACCTGCCGGGAATGTCGCACACGGTCTTGTTTTTAGCTACTATTTTGGTTACCTGGCTTATGTTCTTCCAG CTACAAAGGAGGCGATAAAAAAAAGTGAATACTACTCGGAAGaagcaaatattttttcacagaAATTTGTTATCATCATACCAGCTTCTTGTAAACCAAAGTCAATAGAAGGTGACTATGGTGATTTTCTGATAGAGAAAATGCCAAAACCTCTAGAAATGGAGTTTACACATGGAGATAAAAAGAGAAAATACAACCCAACAGTTTACAAAATAACGAAAACACAGACGACAGAG TCATTTTTCTTTTCGGCCGATATTCCTTTCATATTGGCAACCATGTCAAAAATGAAGGAATTGGGATTTGCGGACATAGACCTCCGTTTTCAAGTGCCTCGATTTCGGATGACACTAAGGGAACTAGTAGACCATCGCAATAACCCAAAGTGTAAAAATACCTCAATCATAATACAATTCGAAG ATAAAGATGCCAAAACATCACCCGCAAAAGACATCTGGAATGCTTTACAAGATGAGTTCTCTGATCAAAAAGAG ACGGCACTGTTATCGAATGTTGTGAGCAGTGAAGGTGAACTGAAAGATAGG GATCAACATGTTACCGCTATAGTAACATACTCAAGCGACGTGGAAGCGGATAAAACTTTGGCCGaagaaataatgaatttttttatgGAGAAGAATGTAAAGTTTTCAAATGGAGATGCAAAAATGCAGTTCAAAGGCTTAAGTCGTTCTCGATGGAATATATTCGTTGTATCCGAATCTGCAGTGAAAGACGTCACCATGGCAATTCAGTTCGAAGCAGCATTAGCTAAAAGTATTTCTGAAGATAAAGTCCAG gttatTCCAGTTTTAGTGCAGAATTCCGATATTAACAGAATTTCACCTCATTTCGCATGCACGACGCTCCTTAAGAAAGAAGATCCGGCTTATCTAGACAAACTCTGGAAAACGCTCCAAG CGGGAGATACAAAGATGGTTGAATTGCTTCCTGCAGGTGTCGTCTATGAAGGATTAGCATACTCTTACTTTGTCAACTATTTGCCATTAAATCTTATAGGAAAGACAGAAGAAGGCAGAG ATTTCAAAGGTAGATTTGATGATGGTATGAAGAAATACAACGGTTGTTGCAAATGTGTGTACAAGCTTTTTGTCATTGTACCGGCCTCCTGTTCAATTCCTGGACCAGGAACAAGGTTCCCCAAAGAAGAACATCTCGGTCCGCTGGAGCCAGTTGTTATTggattcagaaaatattttctacagTTGTACAGACTGACGCTGGAGAATGGAGAA CAAGTGTGCTATGCGCGAGAATACGCAACTTCAGTCATCACATTACACAAAATGACAGGCCTTGTCTTTTCTGGATTGAATGGCGTGGAGATGAAAGACCAAGTGAAGAAGTTTGTTGAGTTTTCGAGGACAATCGTAGAGAACCCATTATTTAATGAAAGAATTGGTGGGAACATTGTTGATAAGTGTGAAATAGTTTATTTTGATG ACAAAATGGGTCAGAAGATGGAGCAAGTAACAGCAGTTTTAGAGGAACGATTGCaggaatatataaaataa
- the LOC123554288 gene encoding uncharacterized protein LOC123554288 isoform X2 translates to MTSDRDDECYDVFIVHSSEDNSVAEQIDQGLTDKGLKTFAHYKDGIFQVGRRVFDNVLFAISRSDIVLILLTQNALSSHWVTFEILIGLEKSYRENAMCVRLVFQGVSETERLGFKTGTLELIPDIVVDFSEDSWKGNLVSKIKATKEAIKKSEYYSEEANIFSQKFVIIIPASCKPKSIEGDYGDFLIEKMPKPLEMEFTHGDKKRKYNPTVYKITKTQTTESFFFSADIPFILATMSKMKELGFADIDLRFQVPRFRMTLRELVDHRNNPKCKNTSIIIQFEDKDAKTSPAKDIWNALQDEFSDQKETALLSNVVSSEGELKDRDQHVTAIVTYSSDVEADKTLAEEIMNFFMEKNVKFSNGDAKMQFKGLSRSRWNIFVVSESAVKDVTMAIQFEAALAKSISEDKVQVIPVLVQNSDINRISPHFACTTLLKKEDPAYLDKLWKTLQAGDTKMVELLPAGVVYEGLAYSYFVNYLPLNLIGKTEEGRDFKGRFDDGMKKYNGCCKCVYKLFVIVPASCSIPGPGTRFPKEEHLGPLEPVVIGFRKYFLQLYRLTLENGEQVCYAREYATSVITLHKMTGLVFSGLNGVEMKDQVKKFVEFSRTIVENPLFNERIGGNIVDKCEIVYFDDKMGQKMEQVTAVLEERLQEYIK, encoded by the exons ATGACATCTGATAGAGACGATGAATGCTATGACGTTTTTATTGTGCACAGTTCAGAGGATAATTCGGTAGCTGAACAAATAGACCAGGGATTAACAGATAAAGGCCTTAAAACATTTGCTCATTACAAAGACGGAATTTTTCAAGTCGGGCGGCGAGtatttgataatgttttattCGCCATATCACGATCCGATATCGTGCTTATTTTATTAACTCAGAACGCTTTGTCATCACATTGGGTAACGTTTGAAATTTTGATTGGACTTGAAAAGTCATATCGTGAAAATGCAATGTGTGTTCGTCTGGTGTTCCAAGGTGTTTCAGAGACAGAAAGGCTTGGTTTTAAAACAGGCACGCTTGAACTGATACCTGATATTGTTGTAGACTTCAGCGAAGACTCGTGGAAGGGTAACCTGGTATCGAAAATAAAAG CTACAAAGGAGGCGATAAAAAAAAGTGAATACTACTCGGAAGaagcaaatattttttcacagaAATTTGTTATCATCATACCAGCTTCTTGTAAACCAAAGTCAATAGAAGGTGACTATGGTGATTTTCTGATAGAGAAAATGCCAAAACCTCTAGAAATGGAGTTTACACATGGAGATAAAAAGAGAAAATACAACCCAACAGTTTACAAAATAACGAAAACACAGACGACAGAG TCATTTTTCTTTTCGGCCGATATTCCTTTCATATTGGCAACCATGTCAAAAATGAAGGAATTGGGATTTGCGGACATAGACCTCCGTTTTCAAGTGCCTCGATTTCGGATGACACTAAGGGAACTAGTAGACCATCGCAATAACCCAAAGTGTAAAAATACCTCAATCATAATACAATTCGAAG ATAAAGATGCCAAAACATCACCCGCAAAAGACATCTGGAATGCTTTACAAGATGAGTTCTCTGATCAAAAAGAG ACGGCACTGTTATCGAATGTTGTGAGCAGTGAAGGTGAACTGAAAGATAGG GATCAACATGTTACCGCTATAGTAACATACTCAAGCGACGTGGAAGCGGATAAAACTTTGGCCGaagaaataatgaatttttttatgGAGAAGAATGTAAAGTTTTCAAATGGAGATGCAAAAATGCAGTTCAAAGGCTTAAGTCGTTCTCGATGGAATATATTCGTTGTATCCGAATCTGCAGTGAAAGACGTCACCATGGCAATTCAGTTCGAAGCAGCATTAGCTAAAAGTATTTCTGAAGATAAAGTCCAG gttatTCCAGTTTTAGTGCAGAATTCCGATATTAACAGAATTTCACCTCATTTCGCATGCACGACGCTCCTTAAGAAAGAAGATCCGGCTTATCTAGACAAACTCTGGAAAACGCTCCAAG CGGGAGATACAAAGATGGTTGAATTGCTTCCTGCAGGTGTCGTCTATGAAGGATTAGCATACTCTTACTTTGTCAACTATTTGCCATTAAATCTTATAGGAAAGACAGAAGAAGGCAGAG ATTTCAAAGGTAGATTTGATGATGGTATGAAGAAATACAACGGTTGTTGCAAATGTGTGTACAAGCTTTTTGTCATTGTACCGGCCTCCTGTTCAATTCCTGGACCAGGAACAAGGTTCCCCAAAGAAGAACATCTCGGTCCGCTGGAGCCAGTTGTTATTggattcagaaaatattttctacagTTGTACAGACTGACGCTGGAGAATGGAGAA CAAGTGTGCTATGCGCGAGAATACGCAACTTCAGTCATCACATTACACAAAATGACAGGCCTTGTCTTTTCTGGATTGAATGGCGTGGAGATGAAAGACCAAGTGAAGAAGTTTGTTGAGTTTTCGAGGACAATCGTAGAGAACCCATTATTTAATGAAAGAATTGGTGGGAACATTGTTGATAAGTGTGAAATAGTTTATTTTGATG ACAAAATGGGTCAGAAGATGGAGCAAGTAACAGCAGTTTTAGAGGAACGATTGCaggaatatataaaataa